Genomic segment of Bacillota bacterium:
AGGTATTATTGGCCAAATAGGACTTTGTTGCGAATGTTAGAACGGAATTTTAGTGCAGTTTAAAGTGTAACTCCGAAGTTTGCCTAGCAGAAAGGATAATGAATGCATGATCAACTACACACTCAACCGTTCCAATCGCAAAACTCTCGCTCTTTATGTCAGGAACGGCAAGGTGGATGTCCGTGCGCCGCTGAAGTTATCTAAGAGTGACATCGATAAATTTGTGCTCTCCAAAGAAAAATGGATAACAGATAAGTTGGCGATAGTAAGCGAAAAACAAGAGCAGCGCGCGGCATTTTCAGTAAACTATGGCGATATGGTACTGTATCTTGGCAAGAAATATCCAATTGTTGTCAAATCCGGCAGTCGGGTAGGCTTCGATGGAGCGAGTTTCTACATGCCGCCCGACATGTCGCCCGAACGAATCAAGTCCGCCTGTGTTCAGGTCTACCGTTTGCTTGCCAAGCGCGACCTGACTAATAAAGTGCTGCATTTCGCAAAACAAATGCAGGTCATGCCTAGCGCCGTTAAAATCAGCGGCGCCACAACCCGTTGGGGAAGTTGCTCCAGCAATAAGAGCGTGAATTTCTCCTGGCGTCTAATCATGGCCGAAGATGCTGTCGTAGACTACGTCGTTATTCACGAACTGGCGCACATCACCGAGATGAACCACTCCGAGCGATTTT
This window contains:
- a CDS encoding M48 family metallopeptidase; translated protein: MINYTLNRSNRKTLALYVRNGKVDVRAPLKLSKSDIDKFVLSKEKWITDKLAIVSEKQEQRAAFSVNYGDMVLYLGKKYPIVVKSGSRVGFDGASFYMPPDMSPERIKSACVQVYRLLAKRDLTNKVLHFAKQMQVMPSAVKISGATTRWGSCSSNKSVNFSWRLIMAEDAVVDYVVIHELAHITEMNHSERFWALVAGMLPDYKERLQRLKALQKKLSLEDWD